Below is a window of Gossypium hirsutum isolate 1008001.06 chromosome A12, Gossypium_hirsutum_v2.1, whole genome shotgun sequence DNA.
tccttttttatcaaGTTGATACTTCAGCAACTGTTACACACATTACCTAAAAACTAATGTCATTAATATTTACTGATTTGATATTATTAACCAACCAAATTATATtacaaatttaatcaaattattcCATGTGTATtaaaaaatagattgaattttttttattcttttgaattccttttaattttcattaactaaaacgtattaattaatttctaattctcCCTCTTCTCTCAAATCCCAAATCCCTTCCCATCATTGCTCTTTCCCTatccttcttctttttcttcttccaaaTCGTGGCCACTTTTGGTGTGTCTAGAAAATGCAGCTCAAGTATGAACCAAGAAACGAGAATCAAAGAAGAAtgcagaattgaaaagaaatcttGAAGAAGCCAAAGCCAAAGTCAAAGCCATATTCAAGTAAATTGGGAGGGTTGATTAAAAGTATTGTAATTCTTTATTGGTTCAAGTTCGTCGGAGAAGGCTAGGCGACTTATCCATTTATGTTGTCGCCTTTCACCTATCATCTTCTGCCTTCGATTTTATCATTCCATTCTTCtatctttgtttcttttatttaattatgaaaattcgtgatttttaatttgtttaaggtTTATTGAAGGTTCAAAAATCCTTATTGTCGAGGTTTTCTTATTTTCGAAGAAaacttgttttattatttttcattcggTTTACTTACCAAAAGATTGACGGCGAGAAAAAAATCCTACCCAAAAATTTTTGAGAGTCCTTAAAACTTGTTTCTTCTTTGAAACACTAGAACAACCAAAGTCCTTCAAAAGTAAAGCAATTTATAGAAGAAGGGGTAAAGTGTAAGGGTGTGCATACTTCTGTCAAAACTAAATCAGTCCAATTAATCGGTCTGCCATCAAAATTAATTCGTAAAAGTTTGATTATCAATTAATTCCATTCAAAAGCAGATAATTAATTGATGATATATcaacccaatatatatatatataaacccaaTGACTTATAGCTATTGATATAATGagccgaagaaaaaaaaatactatgAAAAGTaatattaatgtaatattttaatttaatgtttcaatgaatattgtttttaatgtaatgtttgttattattttttaactgtAATATTTTTGTAACACTTCACATGATTTGATTGTTAGATTTGAGTATGAAATGTCACATACAACTCATACTAAACATTCATGTCATTTCATATAATTAAACCACATAAATAGATATGAagcacaatttaattattttgggtttaaatgAGGTTTAATACGAGATTATGAATCAAATACAAACTCTTTTTGTCAAGTTTTAACAGCATGTCTCGAGACAGGCCtaatcataaatttttaaaattttgcttcGATGTTTACATGTCACGAGACAATAAAGTTCATGTCTCAAAACAATGGTTCTCAAGTTTGGATGTTGAGTCTCGAGACAAGCCTCCATTGTCTTCCTATTTTAACTTCGATGTTTGCATGTCTTGAGATAAGGGGTTCTTGTCTCGAGACCTGGAGCAGGGAAAAAATTATTTAGCTTCAATATGCCCTTGTCTCGAGACTTAGATGAGTTTGTCTCGAGACCAAATTGACATGTCTTGAGACATTAAGTGATTGAATGCATGATAAGGTAAGTTTTTGTTCTAACGATCTTGAAATATGCTCTTGTTGTCTCGAGACTTAATAGTCAAATGCTAAATCACCACATTAACACATGTAAACACAATCAACCAACATCAAATCCTAATATCCAATGCATTAAGGTTTAACCTATTAATTAACACATTCAAACTTatataaacaaacataaatagtCATAAATCAAAAGATAAAGCTTAACCTTTTAAACTTTATAGGTCATAATACCAAACGAACCAAATATTAACTTAAGAACATACCAACTGACTTAAGATACATATTATACGACCTAAAACACgtatatacatacaaaatagtAACAAGATTACTTCTAAATTGAGTGTGAGAAATTGGATGCTTGACCTCAAGTCTACTAAGCTCTTATCTTATGCCCATGCATCAGAAACAAAAAAAACCATACGCTAAGTAATAGGGTTTAGTGGTGCTAACATGattcaaaacaataataaattataaccaaaataacatGTACGCCTAATATGAATTTCAACGATAACTTAAATTATGTTTACATTTTTCTCTCTCATGCTTTTAATATCATGTTTTCATGCTTACATTCATGTCACATATCAATATTTGAAATAATCTATAATGCCATCTCAATTACATGTAAATTAAGGCATCTCATATGGACaattcattttctcatttcattcttgAATCCATTGATTCATTTATATTCGTATCGACCCTCAGGACTCGAAATAACCGAATTGTATGGCCTCTCACATGCTATCATTAATGTTTATATACAATTTGGAATTCatcattcaatattttaatatcattaaccaatttgcatgttttataATCTCTATTAACCGGACACAGATTCAAGATGGATACATGAATCAACCAACCATCACACCAATATAACTATCACTCAGTGCATCATCGGAACGTCTGAAGTATCTCATTGGTATAAAtcgaaataatatatataaatatgcctAGCACCTCATCAGTATGTTTGAAATATAATGTGCACTCCACGCTTCATTGATATAAACCGAAGTAAACCCCGtacacaaatcctatggcataccaactataCCTAATTCTATTCAAGACCgttaataaaatattcaatgttcaaaacatatataattcacatGTTAAAAGACATTATGTAACAATTTCTAatcacattcaaatcattatataCCATTACATAAAATCACATAACATTATCATGCCTTGTGATACTATTTGTGACATTCATTTTCTACTCAAATCTTTGCATCAAAACATCATATccatatcatcatatatatatatttatatatatgaaatcataagAAAGCATATAAACACTACCTCGGTCAAATTAACACTTatcaaactatatatatatatattgaaatcaaATCATGAAAACACAAATAAGAATAGACTACTTGTCTATGGCTTTCATCTTTCCTTTATTTTGAGACGACCTAATGTTGTCTTTAGTTATGTatgataaatatgataataaaaataatattaatttcacaCAAACACATGGAAACACtacaatttaacataatttatttttattcattttagttctTATATATGAAATGctttatcttttaatatttaacatttaatcaaaatctaattttatatttattcactaGGAACATTATGCTTTTAATCCATAGTATAATCtcttaataacttttaatttattcaatttgattcctaatttcaaccataattaatctcacaattcaacttttttttttaagcttAATTCACTATTTCTACCGCATATCTAACGTGTTGTTaccaaaaactaattaaaatctcACATGCATAATTTAACTACTAATGTCatatttctctaaaattttccaAACAATAGAACTTAATCCAAAACCATTAATTCAATAATCTAACATTCGGGCTAGCTTAATCTAATGTTATATGCTAAAATTTTCATccggaaaaaaatatatatagaagcTCACATGTTGAGGTTAATTTGAATCCGCAATGAGAAGAAAACTAAAAAGgttttgttctttcttttatgTAGAAAGATGGAGAAGATGTTTTCCACCTTCTCCCCCCCCCCACTAAAATGGCTTAGcatgattaataaaataatttaattaatctgATCTTAATCCATTACTaattataagtattattatttaatgcTAATGATGAAGAAAGTCATCAATTCccactttcatttttttaatatggaATAATTAATTCTAAGGACTTGtgaaattttctaataattttctATCCTTTtaatcactttacaatttaatcctcatactatttttacaaactcaatcaatttaattattaactaattCTACTTTCTATTTCCTTGTTTAACCTATAACTTCCTCATCTcaacttaaaaattttcgtccATAGTTAACTTTTCCAACACCACAAAAATCTAGTTGTTACAATTTTTAACTTAGTGTTGTCATTGTTATTTGttgttttatcttattttaaacttatttttacaAACCTTGTCATTAATCGAAATTAATTCGGTTcaattattgaatttaaaataaaaaatcagttCGATTAATAGTAAAGAGGTTTAGAACTTTGATTAATTCAAGTCATGATAGTTTGGTTCAAATCATAACTAAAACGACTATTTGAACAACCCTAGTAAAGTGTATGAAGGAAGTTTAAAATGAAACAACTTCCAAGGACCGATACCATTATGCTATGTCACGCACAATTATGACATGCCGACTCCCCTTCCTATTTCAAGCAAATGCATGTACTCCCCATTTGTTGGTGAAATATCAACAGGCGTccttttcaaattcaaataaaacagTAACACGTCTTCATCTGCATACGCGCTACCTTCCTATCAAGCATGTATCACACAAATGATCACTTTTACCTATCACAAAAGGTAAATTGTCTCAAGAAATGTCACTTTATAACCTTGCCATCGACTGGAGGCAATTGTTATAGATACATCACCTATAGACTTCATTGTCACAACCTTATCACATAACAATTGTGAACACCTAAACCTCGTCAAGGGCAACACTTTGTCAAGGTCAGGCTCCATGAACATACATATGCTTAACACATGGAGCTCCTTTATCCTACCGTGCCAAAGTTAGGTGTTAGGCCTTTTTCAGTAAGTCTCACATGAGGGACCTTGTCTAGCCTGTCCCTATTCCATCATCACCCACCTAGAATTCTAAAGTGTCGCCCAAGTGGCCGACCATGATATGACCTATGCCATAGGCATGACTAAAGCCCAAGTTAAGAGAGTCACTTTCACTTACAAATACCTCTTTGACCACATGTGagaaaatctttttatttttctttttcaatctctccTTCTAGAGACTTACTTTAACCATTCACATTTCAACCTCCCACATCTCTTCATATATGATTATATGAGTTGTCACCAAACCTGCAACCGTTTTTAGTCCCCgctaaaatttgaaagttaaatttttgttgttgttatacCTTGTGATTAAAACTCTAAAAACTTTTATTCTCAACATAAAAATAGGCAGTGATAAGATTTTTCCATATCAATGAAATAAATTAGCTACATTTAGTTTGACATcatagtaaattattaaaaaataacttaatttgGTGAATATTTAAAGCTAAACCTTTTTCTGTTAAAATGTaatgaaaacacaaaaataataattaaaatttattgaattggtacattgaataaaattaaaaaatagttgatttataaacatattttttaaaattttcaaaaactcagCATTAGTAATTTCATTgacaaaaagaaaattcattatTCTTATTTTAACAGTGTTGTATCTAAAATTCAAAAGAATAAGAGcataattaagggtaaaattaaaaaaaatatatagaggAGCCAAAATTACGATAGTAAATGCAATTTctctattttaatagtttatatttttataatttttaaaagattaaaaaaattattactttttaaaataaaaaaatatttttattaatttaaaaaaattaagtgaaaATTTTTCGATTTTAGGGTGTACCCTGAGTAGAATATGTCATACGTGCAGATGTTGAAATGTTAATTTTTAGTATAGTGTTAAATTGAAGTGAAAGTAGAATGGGTTTTGGAAGAGCGGCCGTCACACGTGTAAAGgaaacaacttctttcataataaaATCAAAAGATATTTGTATTGTTTTCTTCAATCCCTTAGACCACTCACTCTCCCCCTCCGGATCGGTATGTAACATTCTCCCTGTCTCTATATTTCCTCTTTCCTTTTTAACTAATCATATTAATTAGTTTTGGTCGATTTATCtattgaatttttcttttgctttttctttttggtttgtAGATTTTGTTTCTATGGCCAAGAGCTCCTTTAAGTTGGAACACCCTCTCGGTTCGTCTTCATCATCCCTTTTTTATCCGATGTTGCTCCTGTTCATCTTATGACGCcccaattttaatattttccccTATTAATTTACTCTAACCcttgaaatttttcttcttttgcctggtcatttcattttttttaattgttgcaATATTTCCCAGTGATAGAATCAATTTTGGAACACCCGACTTAGAGATAATAATAATCAGACAAATAATAATGGGTTTGGAAAAAGGAACAATTTATCATGTTATATTTATAATGTTGAAGCGTTTGTTGTTTGTTTTGTGCCAGAAAGGAGGCAAGCTGAAGCTGCACGCATTAGGGAAAAGTATCCGGACAGAATCCCAGTATGTCATATTTgatttatatgtatttgaatgcAACTTTAGActtgatattttatatttctatCACTTTCAATACACTAATAATAATTTGTGTGATATAAATTTTGAGATAATTAACGTTGGTGTTTGATTGTTTGGTGTAGGTTATTGTTGAAAGGGCCGAAAAGAGCGATGTGCCTGATATTGATAAGAAAAAGTCAGTTATTCTTTCTCTACTTGTTCTTATGTGGGCGTGGGTTCTAACTAATGTGGATAAATATTTCCTAGTTAAAAAGGTTATATAACTAGCAGTGTATACAAGACAAGTTAAAAAGGTTATATAACTTAGGTTTGGCTTGTTATTCATGATTATCAAGTCGAGCTCGAGCAAGCCAACTTAGATGTCCTAATGCTAGATTCTAGTAGGTTGCAAGTGTAATccatctccttttttttttttcagaagaATGTAAGAgagatatatatttatttttaattaatattgaatttttttcaattttaactcAAGCTTGAGCACAAATAATTGTGCTTGAAGTTGTGCATGAGGATCAAAATCATTTTTACTAGATAAACGAGCTTAATCAAGCCAAACTCAGTGAGCTTAAATAGTTTGGTCTTTATCTCAAATTGAGCTTGAGCTAAGTTTTTAACCTCAAATTTCTCAAGTTGAGCTCAAGCTTTTTACAGCATGAGTTTTGACTTGGCTCGATTATATGCCCTAGGTCTAACCATTTGGAGATGGGGTTGCTCTAGAAGGAAAGGTATCATAGTAAGAACTTATTAGGAGCATGAACTTGTATGCTTTCACTGTGATGTATTTGCCTGGTCtaattttcttgaattaatattcGTGCATGTTGGATATTGCCCCAGCATGAGCAGGAAGTTTAAATATATTCTGTTACTTAGGGCAGCCACTGAATATaaatatgttattgatgttgttGATGTTTATTAGGTAATTTTTAATCTGAGTTGACATTATTCTGTTTGTTAGGTCAGATGGTGTTTCTAGTATGATACTTGGTTGTTCCTGTTGAAAcatgatattaattttttagcactggtttctttttattttattcggATTTTGGTCCGAGcatagaatatgagtatatgtcCGGAACAGGTATGCTTCATTATTTGGAAGGTCGTATCTGTGTATCCAATCACAGGTGTCAAAAATGAAGAGCCGGAGCAACATTGTTCTCTGTTCCTATTCCTATCCCGAATTTCACTTCTTTTGAAGCTAAAGGTTCTCCTAATGCAGATATCTGGTTCCTGCTGATCTAACTGTTGGTCAATTCGTTTATGTTGTCCGGAAGAGGATCAAGCTTGGTCCTGAGAAGGCTATATTCATTTTTGTGAAGAACATTCTACCACCAACTGGTGAGATTTAACGCTTTAGATCTTACAACCCACTTTTGTTGCATTTtctgtattaacagttttttTAACAAATGGTGTATCGACAATGTTGGTGCAGCCGCTATGATGTCTGCCATATATGATGAAAACCATGATGAAGATGGTTTCCTTTATATGACTTACAGTGGTGAAAACACATTTGGGATTCATTGAGGCATGTCGTCAAGGGATATCCATGTGAATATGGTTTGCAAAAGAATATAAAATTAGTTTAAGATGTACATTCTTTATTGCTCTCTGGTAGGTCTAGGTGGATGTGTTATTCGTAGTCGGATGAGTGTTGAATGTGTGTGTCCAACATGGTTATGTAAAATTATGTTCAAGTTTCTCATGTATTTGGTAAGTCTTTCAAGGATCTAATTATAAAGTGCTATTATTAATCCAGTCCACCATTCTCAAGCAAATTATCTTctcttacaatttaatttaatagtgGTAACTTGTTTATATTTGCTAAGCTAAGTTTGCTTTGATATGGATGTTTGCTACGTTGGTTTGATTATAAACATTTCTTTGGATTTTCAAAGATTTATTGGGATTAAGCTCAGACCATTATCTATGTTCATCAATCATCCCATAAAGGTGTATATATGTACTtgacttttacattttataattatgTGTGAAATATGTAATATCTATACaagttttacttttataatttacattaaagaaatggcttaaatgcaaatttaactCTCAAGCTATAACTTTTTCTCACTTAGGTAAGTTCTTGTTTTTGTCAAAAATAGTATTTAAACTATAATTTGATGTCCCAACTTTTTTCTCTCTTCCTCTCTTATTCGCCAATCAGAAAAATCGACGAGTAAATACAATCTCTCATTTACTTTTCACCTTCCTTTTTAATTCAATATCATCCATTCCCATGAAGACGCGAGCATCAATCAGTCATTTAATTCAATGTCATCCGTTCCCATGAAGATGAGGGCATCGatcaaagttaaaaaaattaaaaagaaaccaaataaatagataacaaaaataaagaaagagaataagcatttttataattaattataatttttataactaatgcaatttaataataattatatacttcgttttttttttaaatgccaCATGCTACAATATAATTAGGatgaaagaatttttttaatagagcACACGATTGaaatgttttatgtaaaaaaaaaaaatcatactctAGGCatatttaggaaaaaaaaaacacaccttTTATGCATGTGAAAAAAAAACACTATAATTAGAAGCCAATTTTCATCTAAGCctgtataaatatttataacaGTATGAACAATATGTTCATCTCGTGttactcattttttattttttattttgccaCACCAACTTCATCCATGCATTTCAACTATTTCGAACTATACTTTGAATTTCATTACTCCATTTATTATTACCAAAATCCGCCTAAGGTGAAAACTCACTATTTTCTTCTTTATGTGAAatctatttttgtttcattttggcaAGGGAAAGGTATTATTCGAACCTTAAAGCTGTTGTCAACCAAACTTCAAATCGACAATAAAGTTTGGTCACTAAAACAATGAGTTGGTAGGCgaaatcattttattttgtttcccaattaaaaataattctatcCTCTAATAGTTTCATTCATTGTCATTTTTTATATACAAGAGAAGTTATCACATTTTAAGATATATGAACTCATATTTCAATCAGATTTGaggacaaaaatatatataacaaactCGGATTTGGAGCTCTGCTTCACACAAATCAACCAACAAAAAAACAAGGCTCCTATAATAGAAAAACCAACCCCAATTTCAATATATCTTTTCATACGGTACTATGAACAAAGAAGACGAACTTTCAGCTTTAAAGCTCGATGATTAATGGACTTACCGTACTCGACATCAACAATTGAGAAGTAAAACCAGATAAGTACCTCATCGATTTAAAGCAATCTTAATAGCATCTTGTTGAGCCCGTGTCAAACACTGCAATTTTCATGAAAAAGAATATGCATTCCTTCAAAGTTATTGTCCGGAAAGAGATTAAGCGCGTGCATACACACACATATCAATTACTTAACAGGTACTGGATTTAAATGCTTGACAAGAAACCAAACCTGACAAAGATTATCAAATAGTTGTCGGTCACTTTGAGAGAACTTTGATAAGAAGTCAGCGAGATAATTTGCCAAGTTGAGCTGCAAGATTGATCAGTAGAATTTGGcgtttatataaaattttaaaatgttgagCATGTAAATAAATTTAGTGGTAAAGAATTTCACCTCGTTAAGGGGATCTGTAACACTTAATATGTTGTCTTCATACTCGTCCTCTTGATTCTTCAAATTCATGATCAAGAGTTAAGATTAATAATGCCGAAGAAAAAAAAACCACAGAAGAAGAGAGAATTCATTGTTATTTCTATTCAATCAAACCTCGTTAAATGCTTTTGCCATTGCTTCAAGATGTTCATGTCCGGACCTGCCAAATGGCGTGGCAACAGCTGAGGATAACAAATCTTTGTCAGAGTCCATGTCTCCATGAATTTCTTCCCAATCACTatcctgcaaaaaaaaaaaaaacaaaaaaggttcAGAGCCTAAACATCCATTGTCGGTCAATAGTATCATTATTTGGGGAAGTGGGACTATTAAACTTGGGGATTAACCCACTGGTAATACAGGAAACCTGGATTTCAGGACAGAAACTGGAAATACCCCTCAAGAACGTAAGAATTAATAGAAAAGGACAAAAACTACCTCATCCTCTGCCTCCCGAACTTGTTCTTGTATTTCAATCAATGCATCCGCCAGTAGAGCCAATATCTGCAGTACTAAGCTAGTCAGACTATTATTTTTTGTGTTCAATATTGGCATGTTAATCCCACTCTCAGTTGTATTTCGGAATAACCTAGAAATACCTTTGCTGGAAGTGGCACTATAGTCCACTGATCTGGGGCAGATTTAGCTTTCGAACGAGTGGTTATTCCTGAGATAGACTTTTTTTAAGAGAAGGaacagaaaaaaaatatatatatatatcaagttaCTTCCTCGTAAGCATAACCAAGAGACAATGATGTTCAACCATTTAAGAAAATATCATGAACCTTAATTAGATGGCCTTGGACATTAAAATTTGTTAATTCAGGATGCCTAGTGGATAGCAGTAGGGCCAAAGCACTGGTGGTAACTTTGATTTGATATGCCCCCTGAATCTCCCCTGCACTCCAAAGGATGTATGAGAAGAAATATCAAATGCAAGCTTACTTTCTTGCAAGAATGAACAGTCCATTTTCTCTTTCATAAATATTGGATTTGGTTCATAATCACAAATAATTAACAAGAGACAAAAGATTACACATCCTTCTCATACACTGTAAATCATGGAAATTGCAGAAGCAAAAGAGCTTGACACCGTAAGACAATATAGTCCAGCAAAGATATTGTTAAGAGAAAACAAATCATGCAACTTATactaaagagaaataaaattagGTCACAATTTTGTCTAAGACAATCAATTCAACCCCTCATATTAGAATTTAGACATGCCAAATTAGACTGGGAGGGCAAGCTCCTTgaattttgtttttatgttttatcttgttgaattgaattagaaCCAGTCCTAGGACAGCTTACGAACACTAGTGACTGCTTCCAGCATTCATAGGTGCTAGGTCCAAAGAAAATGTAATAAATACCGTGAAATTTCACAAACAATTGATTTGTTTGCATCAAATGAGCACCCAAACAGACATTGACATAACATATTACCACTTTACATTACTTTTTTCCTTTGCTTAAAAGTAGGAATGCATACAGAAACTTGCCTTGTTGTTTGGTCCACTCTGACATAACATAAACAAAGGCATTTTGATAGCCTTCAGCCGGGATAGTCATCAGCAGATTAATAAATTGTTCAACATTTGGAGCACTCAAATGAATCTGCATA
It encodes the following:
- the LOC107937852 gene encoding autophagy-related protein 8C-like, whose product is MAKSSFKLEHPLERRQAEAARIREKYPDRIPVIVERAEKSDVPDIDKKKYLVPADLTVGQFVYVVRKRIKLGPEKAIFIFVKNILPPTAAMMSAIYDENHDEDGFLYMTYSGENTFGIH